The following proteins are co-located in the Triticum aestivum cultivar Chinese Spring chromosome 1A, IWGSC CS RefSeq v2.1, whole genome shotgun sequence genome:
- the LOC123052249 gene encoding RNA-binding KH domain-containing protein PEPPER encodes MDDPAAAATASATEVGAPASPPPPAAEEADPSAEAEAVPEAKRWPGWPGDNVFRMVVPVLKVGSIIGRKGELIKRLVEETKARVRVLEGPVGATERIVLVSAKEDLGLELPPAVDALIRVFKRVNGITDGAAEGTQTAAAPGVCAARLVVPGAQAINLIGKQGASIKAIQEGTGATIRVISVDERDRPFYVTDDERIVEIQGETEKVLKALQAVSNHLRKFLVDHSVLPLFEKTNAPVSQDRSAETWNDMPHHSIVSTQVNQQPEVRDEYVLPMKRDHLYLEREPLVEHNIHRSGVSLYGRDPALSALRPSGMHGAGPLLTQITQTMQIPLTYAEDIIGVKGANIAYIRANSGAVVTIQESLGSPDDITVEIKGTSSQVQSAQQLIQDSLATHREPVRSSYQGGLDPLYRSSYPYGSSAYPSSSLPSYSNMDGSGYSSSGLGGYGSTYRY; translated from the exons ATGGAcgaccccgccgccgcagccaccgcctccgcCACGGAGGTTGGTGCGCCCGCATCACCGCCCCCGCCGGCCGCCGAGGAGGCCGATCCCTcggcggaggcggaggccgtcCCGGAGGCGAAGAGGTGGCCCGGGTGGCCGGGGGACAACGTGTTCCGGATGGTTGTGCCCGTGCTGAAGGTCGGGAGCATCATCGGGCGGAAGGGCGAGCTCATCAAGCGTCTCGTGGAGGAGACCAAGGCCAGGGTCCGCGTCCTCGAGGGCCCTGTCGGCGCCACCGAGCGCATT GTTTTGGTGTCTGCAAAAGAAGATCTGGGCTTGGAGCTGCCTCCAGCTGTGGACGCTCTGATTAGAGTTTTTAAACGTGTCAATGGAATAACAGATGGAGCTGCTGAAGGTACCCAGACAGCTGCTGCACCTGGTGTATGTGCTGCCCGGTTGGTGGTTCCTGGAGCTCAAGCAATTAACCTCATTGGGAAGCAAGGTGCTTCAATTAAGGCAATCCAGGAGGGCACGGGTGCTACAATAAGGGTTATATCAGTAG ATGAGCGAGATCGGCCTTTCTATGTAACTGACGATGAGAGGATAGTTGAGATACAGGGTGAAACAGAGAAAGTTCTAAAAGCACTGCAAGCAGTTTCTAATCATCTCCGGAAGTTTTTGGTTGACCATAGTGTACTTCCATTGTTTGAGAAGACT AATGCCCCAGTAAGTCAAGATCGCAGTGCTGAAACTTGGAATGATATGCCACATCATTCAATTGTTTCTACACAAGTAAATCAACAACCTGAAGTGCGTGATGAATATGTTCTTCCAATGAAAAGGGACCATTTGTATCTTGAACGGGAACCGCTGGTAGAACATAACATTCATCGCTCAGGTGTGTCATTATATGGGCGAGATCCTGCCTTGTCAGCATTACGACCTTCTGGAATGCATGGTGCTGGCCCTCTACTTACACAG ATAACACAAACCATGCAAATCCCACTTACCTATGCAGAAGATATCATAGGAGTCAAAGGAGCAAACATTGCATACATACGGGCTAACAGTGGTGCTGTTGTCACAATTCAAGAGAGTTTGGGAAGCCCTGATGATATAACTGTTGAAATAAAGGGGACATCGTCCCAGGTACAATCTGCTCAACAGCTTATCCAG GACTCCCTGGCTACGCACAGAGAACCTGTGAGGAGCAGTTACCAAGGAGGATTAGATCCGTTATATAGGTCCAGCTACCCGTATGGCAGCTCGGCCTACCCGTCATCATCGCTGCCATCTTATTCTAACATGGACGGGAGTGGATATTCATCGTCAGGTCTTGGTGGTTACGGTTCCACTTACCGCTACTAA